Proteins co-encoded in one Trueperella abortisuis genomic window:
- a CDS encoding fumarylacetoacetate hydrolase family protein, whose translation MNIVTQTYGEVGKIIAVHLSYPSRAAQRGRTPAEASYFMKASSSLNGPGEVVRPANTELLVFEAEIALVIGTAARNVSEADAWGHVSHVTAANDMGLLDLRAADKGSNVRSKSGDGMTPIGPRLIPTDAIDPARLHVRATVDGQVVQDDSSATLLFSFAHIIADLSRVMTLEPGDVILTGTPAGSSVLQPGQTVTVEVFSEDDPHLTSGELTTTVVAGPALADIGSAPAADDKQRIDAWGSPEAAGLAPAEAEFELTAELRERISNLAVATLSSQMRQRGYPNVSIDGVHPMRAGQKIVGRARTLRYVGHRPDLFKKVGGGYNAQKRAIDSVGEGEVLVMEARGFEFAGTLGDILALRAKVRGAAGIITDGAVRDWAAVAEVGLPVFAQAAHPSVLGRLHIPWDTDQTITCGGVAVQHGDVIVGDDDGAIVIPPHMVCEVVEAAEKQESEETFIAEMVAAGESVDGLYPLGPAWRERYNEWLTANGHAHADNHEGR comes from the coding sequence TTGAACATCGTCACCCAGACGTACGGTGAGGTCGGCAAGATCATCGCCGTCCACCTGTCCTACCCCTCGCGCGCGGCACAGCGCGGGCGCACCCCCGCCGAGGCCTCGTACTTCATGAAGGCATCCTCCTCCCTCAACGGCCCGGGAGAGGTGGTGCGGCCCGCCAATACCGAGCTGCTCGTCTTCGAGGCCGAGATCGCGCTCGTCATCGGCACGGCCGCGCGCAACGTCTCCGAGGCGGACGCCTGGGGCCACGTCTCCCACGTCACCGCCGCGAACGACATGGGCCTGCTCGACCTGCGCGCCGCGGACAAGGGCTCCAACGTCCGCTCCAAGTCCGGGGACGGCATGACCCCGATCGGCCCACGACTCATCCCCACCGACGCCATCGACCCGGCCCGGCTACACGTCCGCGCCACGGTAGACGGCCAGGTAGTCCAGGACGACTCCTCGGCCACCCTCCTCTTCTCCTTCGCCCACATCATCGCTGACCTCTCCCGCGTCATGACCCTCGAGCCGGGCGACGTCATCCTCACCGGCACCCCCGCCGGCTCCTCGGTGCTCCAGCCGGGCCAGACAGTCACGGTCGAGGTCTTCTCCGAGGACGACCCGCACCTGACCTCCGGCGAGCTCACGACGACGGTGGTGGCCGGCCCCGCCCTCGCCGACATCGGCTCCGCCCCCGCCGCCGACGACAAGCAGCGCATCGACGCCTGGGGCTCACCCGAGGCCGCCGGCCTCGCCCCCGCCGAAGCCGAGTTCGAGCTCACCGCCGAGCTGCGCGAACGCATCTCCAACCTGGCCGTCGCCACCCTGTCCTCCCAGATGCGCCAGCGCGGCTACCCGAACGTCTCCATCGACGGCGTCCACCCCATGCGCGCCGGCCAGAAGATCGTGGGCCGGGCCCGCACACTGCGCTACGTGGGCCACCGCCCGGATCTATTCAAGAAAGTCGGCGGCGGCTACAACGCGCAAAAGCGCGCGATCGACTCGGTGGGCGAGGGCGAGGTCCTCGTCATGGAAGCACGCGGCTTTGAGTTCGCGGGCACGCTCGGCGACATCCTCGCCCTGCGCGCCAAGGTACGCGGGGCGGCGGGCATCATCACCGACGGCGCGGTGCGCGACTGGGCCGCCGTCGCCGAGGTCGGCCTGCCGGTCTTCGCCCAAGCCGCCCACCCCTCCGTGCTCGGCCGGCTCCACATCCCGTGGGACACCGACCAGACCATCACCTGCGGCGGCGTCGCCGTCCAGCACGGTGACGTGATCGTCGGCGACGACGACGGCGCAATCGTCATCCCGCCCCACATGGTCTGCGAGGTGGTCGAGGCCGCGGAGAAGCAGGAATCCGAAGAGACGTTCATTGCCGAGATGGTCGCCGCCGGGGAGTCGGTGGACGGCCTCTACCCGCTGGGCCCCGCCTGGCGGGAACGCTACAACGAGTGGCTCACGGCCAACGGCCACGCCCACGCTGACAACCACGAAGGAAGGTAA
- the hpaE gene encoding 5-carboxymethyl-2-hydroxymuconate semialdehyde dehydrogenase produces MANKPAGLPDHIRHYINGELVDSISGDTFDVLEPTTNETYIQCASGDKADADAAVAAAKAAFDEGSWANMLPRQRAQILYRIADEVAKMNDELAAIESYDSGLPIRQAKGQANRAAENFRFFADLIVAQVDGAFNMPGRQINYVHRKPHGVAILITPWNTPFMQESWKLAPALAAGATVVLKPAEFTPVSASLWPGIMERAGVPEGVFNIVYGFGHTAGDALVKHPDAPLVSFTGSLATGKKIFENAAPYMKHLSLELGGKSPAIIFEDADFDKALDSTLFGVFSLNGERCTASSRLLVQRSIYDRFVEAYAERAKKIVVGDPSDPKTEIAALVHPEHYKKVTSYIEIGKGEGRLVAGGGRPAHLPTGNYVEATVFADVPASARIFQEEIFGPVVAITPFDTQEEAIALANDVEYGLAAYVWTNDIARAHNVAGQIESGMVWINSHNVRDLRTPFGGVKGSGLGHEGGYRSLDFYTVQQSIHVTLGDVHTTRFGATGYADGDLGLGGPSA; encoded by the coding sequence ATGGCGAATAAACCCGCGGGACTGCCCGACCACATCCGCCACTACATCAACGGCGAGCTCGTTGATTCCATCTCGGGAGACACCTTCGATGTCCTCGAGCCGACCACGAACGAAACCTACATCCAGTGCGCCTCCGGCGACAAGGCCGACGCCGACGCCGCCGTCGCCGCCGCCAAGGCCGCCTTCGACGAGGGTAGCTGGGCGAACATGCTGCCCCGCCAGCGCGCCCAGATCCTCTACCGCATCGCGGACGAGGTGGCCAAGATGAACGACGAGCTGGCCGCCATCGAGTCCTACGATTCGGGTCTGCCCATCCGCCAGGCCAAGGGCCAGGCCAACCGCGCGGCGGAAAACTTCCGCTTCTTCGCCGACCTCATCGTGGCCCAGGTCGACGGCGCGTTCAACATGCCCGGCCGCCAGATCAACTACGTCCACCGCAAGCCGCACGGGGTCGCCATCCTCATCACCCCGTGGAACACGCCGTTCATGCAGGAATCCTGGAAGCTGGCCCCGGCCCTGGCCGCGGGCGCCACCGTGGTGCTCAAACCGGCCGAGTTCACCCCCGTCTCCGCCTCGCTATGGCCGGGAATCATGGAACGCGCGGGCGTGCCCGAGGGCGTGTTCAACATCGTCTACGGCTTCGGCCACACCGCCGGCGACGCCCTGGTCAAGCACCCGGACGCCCCGCTCGTGTCGTTTACCGGCTCGCTCGCCACGGGCAAGAAGATCTTCGAAAACGCGGCCCCCTACATGAAGCACCTCTCCCTCGAGCTGGGCGGCAAGTCGCCGGCCATCATCTTCGAGGACGCGGACTTCGACAAAGCCCTGGACTCCACCCTCTTCGGCGTCTTCTCCCTCAACGGCGAACGCTGCACCGCCTCCTCGCGCCTGCTCGTCCAGCGTTCCATCTACGACAGGTTCGTCGAGGCCTACGCCGAGCGTGCGAAGAAAATCGTGGTGGGGGACCCCTCCGACCCCAAGACGGAGATCGCGGCGCTCGTTCACCCCGAGCACTACAAGAAGGTCACCTCCTACATCGAGATCGGCAAGGGCGAGGGCCGCCTAGTCGCCGGCGGCGGCCGCCCGGCCCACCTGCCCACCGGCAACTATGTTGAGGCCACGGTGTTCGCCGACGTGCCGGCCTCGGCCCGCATCTTCCAGGAGGAGATCTTCGGTCCCGTCGTCGCCATCACCCCCTTCGACACGCAGGAGGAGGCTATCGCGCTCGCCAACGACGTCGAATACGGACTCGCCGCCTACGTGTGGACGAACGACATCGCCCGCGCCCACAACGTCGCCGGCCAAATCGAATCCGGCATGGTCTGGATAAACTCCCACAATGTTCGCGACCTTCGCACCCCGTTCGGCGGCGTGAAGGGCTCCGGCCTCGGCCACGAGGGCGGGTATCGTTCGCTGGACTTCTACACCGTCCAGCAATCCATCCACGTCACCCTCGGTGACGTTCACACCACCCGGTTCGGGGCCACCGGATACGCCGATGGTGACCTCGGCCTTGGTGGACCGAGCGCCTAG
- the hpaD gene encoding 3,4-dihydroxyphenylacetate 2,3-dioxygenase, which yields MSDITKVPQAPAPDVLRCAYMELVVTDLEKSRFFYVDVLGLVVTKEDENSIYLRAAEEFIHHNLVLRKGKEPAVAAFAFRVRSQEDVDKAEAFYQELGCETRRGDFTDGVHNAVRVVDPLGFPYEFFYEVDHVERLAWRYDLQIPGQIVRLDHFNQVTPDVPSATTYMENLGFRTTENIKDDAGVTYASWMRRKATVHDTAMTGGDGPRMHHIAFATHEKHNILAICDKLGALRISDQIERGPGRHGVSNAFYLYLRDPDGHRVEIYTQDYYTGDPDNPVVTWDVHDNQRRDWWGTPVVPSWYTDASRVLDLDGNIQPLVARTDARELDVTIGADGFSYTRKDDAERGFKLGEQI from the coding sequence ATGTCCGATATCACCAAGGTTCCGCAAGCACCGGCGCCGGACGTCCTGCGCTGCGCCTACATGGAGCTCGTCGTCACCGACCTGGAGAAGTCGCGCTTCTTCTACGTGGACGTCCTGGGCCTCGTCGTGACGAAGGAAGACGAGAACTCGATCTACCTGCGCGCCGCGGAGGAGTTCATCCACCACAACCTCGTGCTACGCAAGGGCAAGGAGCCCGCCGTCGCCGCCTTCGCATTCCGCGTGCGCTCGCAGGAGGACGTGGACAAAGCCGAAGCCTTCTACCAGGAACTCGGCTGCGAGACCCGCCGCGGCGACTTCACGGACGGAGTGCACAACGCCGTGCGCGTCGTCGACCCGCTCGGCTTCCCATACGAGTTCTTCTACGAAGTCGACCACGTCGAGCGCCTCGCCTGGCGCTACGACCTGCAGATCCCCGGCCAGATCGTCCGCCTCGACCACTTCAACCAGGTCACACCGGACGTGCCCTCCGCCACCACATACATGGAGAACCTCGGCTTCCGCACCACGGAGAACATCAAGGACGACGCCGGCGTTACCTACGCCTCCTGGATGCGGCGCAAGGCCACCGTCCACGACACGGCGATGACCGGCGGCGACGGCCCGCGCATGCACCACATCGCGTTCGCCACCCACGAGAAGCACAACATCCTCGCCATCTGCGACAAGCTGGGCGCCCTGCGCATCTCCGACCAGATCGAGCGCGGCCCGGGCCGCCACGGCGTCTCCAACGCCTTCTACCTCTACCTGCGCGACCCGGACGGGCACCGCGTGGAGATCTACACCCAGGACTACTACACGGGCGACCCCGACAACCCCGTGGTCACCTGGGACGTCCACGACAACCAGCGCCGCGACTGGTGGGGCACCCCCGTCGTCCCGTCCTGGTACACGGACGCCTCCCGCGTGCTCGACCTCGACGGCAACATCCAGCCCCTCGTGGCCCGCACCGACGCGCGCGAACTCGACGTGACCATCGGCGCCGACGGCTTCTCCTACACCCGCAAGGACGACGCCGAGAGGGGCTTCAAACTCGGAGAGCAGATCTGA
- a CDS encoding MFS transporter encodes MGAANTGAALVLSTKRKEDRRVALGTLVGTAVEWYDFFIYANAAAIVLAPLFFDPFVQGAGEVAGRLISFATVGISFFFRPLGAAVAGHFGDKLGRKTMLVATLMLMGSATFLIGLLPTYDSIGVAAPILLIVLRILQGFAAGGEWGGAALMAVEHAPTHRRGLFGGFPQIGVPLGMLLATLVLAITSHLTTEDQFASWGWRVPFLLSIVLVVIGFVIRMGVSESPVMEEIRKADEQDEQVRLPMVEMFRTAWKPLIQGAVIFAGNGVAGYMITGGYILSYTTNDLGLERSVILNLVSLAALMWIASTIFSAWVSDIIGRKKTYIIGFLIQMVWIWVVFSFLDTENYGLIGLGMVVLAIPIGFTYGPQSAMFAEMFPAKIRYSGAGLAYAFGSILGGAFAPFIATALQAKFNTSMAVAAYIFGVTVIAFITLLTLKDRTGRDLSPAADGELNEVLTDLSRGDGVLESTFDRGAGF; translated from the coding sequence ATGGGTGCGGCCAACACCGGCGCCGCCCTCGTCCTGTCGACGAAGAGGAAGGAAGACCGCCGCGTCGCGCTCGGCACCCTCGTGGGGACCGCCGTCGAGTGGTACGACTTCTTCATCTACGCCAACGCCGCGGCGATCGTCCTCGCCCCGCTGTTCTTCGACCCCTTCGTGCAAGGCGCGGGGGAGGTGGCCGGCCGGCTGATCTCGTTCGCAACGGTCGGCATCTCCTTCTTCTTCCGACCGCTCGGCGCGGCCGTCGCCGGGCACTTCGGCGACAAGCTGGGACGCAAGACGATGCTGGTTGCCACGCTCATGCTCATGGGATCGGCGACCTTCCTCATCGGTCTGCTCCCCACGTACGACTCGATCGGCGTGGCGGCGCCCATCCTCCTCATCGTCCTGCGCATCCTCCAAGGATTCGCAGCCGGCGGCGAGTGGGGTGGCGCGGCCCTCATGGCCGTGGAACACGCCCCCACGCACCGGCGCGGCCTCTTCGGCGGCTTTCCGCAGATCGGCGTCCCGCTCGGCATGCTGCTGGCGACCCTGGTGTTGGCCATCACCTCTCACCTGACCACCGAGGACCAGTTCGCCAGCTGGGGCTGGCGCGTGCCCTTCCTCCTGTCCATCGTCCTCGTCGTCATCGGCTTCGTCATCCGCATGGGGGTCTCCGAATCCCCGGTGATGGAGGAAATCCGCAAGGCCGACGAGCAGGACGAACAGGTGCGCCTGCCGATGGTGGAGATGTTCCGCACCGCCTGGAAGCCCCTCATCCAAGGAGCAGTCATCTTCGCCGGCAACGGCGTTGCCGGCTACATGATCACCGGCGGCTACATCCTGTCCTACACGACGAACGACCTGGGCCTAGAACGCTCAGTCATCCTCAACCTCGTCTCCCTCGCAGCCCTCATGTGGATCGCCTCCACGATCTTCTCCGCGTGGGTGTCGGACATCATCGGCCGCAAGAAAACCTACATCATCGGATTCCTCATCCAAATGGTGTGGATCTGGGTCGTGTTCAGCTTCCTCGACACCGAGAACTACGGGCTCATCGGCCTGGGCATGGTGGTGTTGGCGATCCCGATCGGCTTCACCTACGGCCCGCAGTCGGCGATGTTCGCTGAGATGTTCCCGGCCAAGATCCGCTACTCGGGTGCCGGCCTGGCCTACGCGTTCGGCTCGATCCTCGGCGGCGCCTTCGCCCCGTTCATCGCAACCGCGCTGCAGGCCAAGTTCAACACCTCCATGGCCGTGGCCGCCTACATCTTCGGCGTCACCGTCATCGCGTTTATCACGCTCCTGACACTGAAGGACCGCACGGGCCGCGACCTCAGCCCCGCCGCCGACGGCGAACTGAACGAGGTACTCACCGACCTGTCCCGCGGGGACGGGGTCCTCGAATCGACCTTCGACCGCGGGGCCGGGTTCTAA
- a CDS encoding GntR family transcriptional regulator, which translates to MTVQTSKSTQVYEELRDGIVNGRYSPGYRLTLSTLAKEFGVSTVPVREAIRWLQAEGLVEYTHNVGAQVSQIDVSGYAESFATLAYLEGVATALAASAITPDDLERAHTINNEMRFLVEALTFDSAAYRRLNGEFHTLLCAPCPNSRVLTLLTAEAERVTLIRRSSFAFDPQRSSISVEQHAHLLELIESGADAQTIENYARQHKLASLERSLASAT; encoded by the coding sequence ATGACAGTGCAAACATCGAAGTCCACCCAGGTCTACGAGGAGCTCCGCGACGGGATCGTCAACGGACGCTACTCGCCGGGATACAGGCTCACCCTGTCCACCCTGGCCAAGGAATTCGGTGTGTCCACCGTACCCGTCCGCGAAGCCATCCGCTGGCTGCAAGCCGAGGGACTCGTGGAATACACGCACAACGTGGGGGCACAGGTCTCGCAGATCGACGTCTCCGGCTACGCCGAATCGTTCGCCACGCTCGCCTACCTCGAGGGGGTGGCCACCGCGCTCGCGGCCAGCGCCATCACCCCCGACGACCTCGAGCGTGCCCACACCATCAACAACGAGATGCGCTTCCTCGTGGAGGCCCTCACCTTCGACTCCGCCGCCTACCGCCGGCTCAACGGTGAGTTCCACACGCTGCTGTGCGCTCCGTGCCCCAACTCGCGCGTCCTCACACTCCTCACCGCCGAGGCCGAGCGCGTAACCCTTATCCGCCGTTCCTCATTCGCCTTCGACCCCCAGCGATCAAGCATCTCGGTCGAACAACACGCCCACCTCCTCGAACTGATCGAGTCGGGGGCCGACGCCCAGACCATCGAGAACTATGCGCGCCAACATAAGCTCGCCTCGCTCGAGCGTTCATTGGCGTCAGCCACATAA
- a CDS encoding FAD-dependent monooxygenase gives MKFHHHGYVSTNPRRKAAAGIGLERWEAPEAPHPDMPQNIDVLIVGAGPAGMMTAASLSVYDDINAVLIDKRPHRLILGQADGIQARSVETFQAFGFRHEIVDEAYQITETAFWNDDPDNPGNIIRTGWTIDDEHGISEFEHIIVNQARVLDYFAEFMYNQPSRMRPHYGWEFLDLEVGAGSEDYPVRVKLRGSGEWNKGEEVSVNAKYVVGTDGATSGVRRCIGATHTGKISYHAWGVADVIARTDFPDIHTKCIIHSKAGSSLHIPREGGYLFRSYIDLGEVAEDDNHKIRQTPLEEILKKCNEIFHPYTIDVQDTAWWSVYEVAHRVTQRFDDVLPENRDKQDPRVFIEGDACHTHSAKAGQGMNVSMQDGFNLGWKLGQVLRGYSSPSLLHTYNGERQQIAQDLIDFDLEWSARMADPEGEGIEEFYLKTAEFPAGFMTEYPVGLLISGEAKQELATGYPLGKRFKSVEVTRRNDANYPHLGHLHQADGRWRIYVFADQASPKDKDSKVAKFATWLEKDPASPLVRHTRPGDDADTLFDIKVIYQQHHHDFEVTDAPAVFRPKTGPFQIEDWNQVFSVHPEIDIFDERGISRDGAVVVVRPDMYVAHITSLEDTESLTNFFDPIFDLSANTPAAARPGQ, from the coding sequence GTGAAATTCCATCACCACGGTTACGTTTCCACCAACCCGCGCCGCAAGGCCGCGGCCGGGATCGGACTCGAGCGCTGGGAGGCCCCGGAGGCGCCACACCCGGACATGCCGCAGAACATCGACGTTCTCATCGTTGGCGCCGGGCCGGCCGGCATGATGACGGCCGCCTCCCTCTCCGTCTACGACGACATCAACGCCGTCCTCATCGACAAGCGCCCCCACCGCCTCATCCTCGGCCAGGCAGACGGCATCCAGGCCCGCAGTGTAGAAACCTTCCAGGCCTTCGGCTTCCGCCACGAGATCGTCGATGAGGCCTACCAGATCACCGAGACGGCCTTCTGGAACGACGATCCGGACAACCCCGGCAACATCATCCGTACCGGCTGGACGATCGACGATGAACACGGCATCTCCGAGTTCGAACACATCATCGTCAACCAGGCCCGCGTGCTCGACTACTTCGCCGAGTTCATGTACAACCAGCCCTCACGCATGCGCCCCCACTACGGGTGGGAGTTCCTCGACCTCGAGGTCGGCGCCGGCAGCGAAGACTACCCCGTGCGGGTCAAGCTACGCGGCTCAGGGGAGTGGAACAAGGGCGAGGAGGTGAGCGTCAACGCCAAGTACGTGGTCGGCACCGACGGCGCCACCTCGGGCGTGCGCAGGTGCATCGGCGCCACCCACACCGGCAAGATCTCCTACCACGCGTGGGGCGTGGCCGACGTCATCGCCCGCACCGACTTCCCCGACATCCACACCAAGTGCATCATCCACTCCAAGGCCGGCTCCTCCCTCCACATCCCGCGCGAGGGCGGCTACCTCTTCCGCTCCTACATCGACCTGGGCGAGGTGGCCGAGGACGACAACCACAAGATCCGCCAGACCCCGCTCGAGGAAATCCTGAAGAAGTGCAACGAGATCTTCCACCCCTACACGATTGACGTGCAAGACACCGCCTGGTGGTCCGTCTACGAGGTGGCCCACCGGGTGACCCAGCGCTTCGACGACGTGCTCCCCGAGAACCGGGACAAGCAGGACCCGCGCGTCTTCATCGAAGGCGACGCCTGCCACACCCACTCGGCCAAAGCGGGCCAAGGCATGAACGTCTCCATGCAGGACGGCTTCAACCTCGGCTGGAAGCTCGGACAGGTGCTACGCGGCTACTCCTCGCCGTCGTTGCTACACACCTACAACGGCGAGCGCCAGCAGATCGCCCAGGACCTCATCGACTTCGACCTCGAATGGTCCGCGCGCATGGCCGACCCGGAAGGCGAAGGCATCGAGGAGTTCTACCTCAAGACAGCCGAGTTCCCGGCCGGCTTCATGACCGAATACCCCGTCGGCCTGCTCATCTCAGGGGAGGCCAAACAGGAACTCGCCACCGGCTACCCGCTCGGCAAACGCTTCAAGTCAGTGGAGGTCACCAGGCGCAACGACGCCAACTACCCGCACCTCGGCCACCTCCACCAGGCCGATGGGCGCTGGCGTATCTACGTCTTCGCCGACCAGGCCTCGCCGAAAGACAAGGACTCCAAAGTGGCGAAGTTCGCGACATGGCTGGAGAAGGACCCGGCCTCGCCGCTCGTCCGCCACACCCGCCCCGGCGACGACGCCGACACCCTCTTCGACATCAAGGTGATCTACCAGCAACACCACCACGACTTCGAGGTGACAGACGCGCCGGCGGTCTTCCGCCCCAAAACCGGCCCGTTCCAGATCGAAGACTGGAACCAGGTCTTCTCGGTTCACCCGGAGATTGACATCTTTGACGAGCGCGGGATCTCACGCGACGGCGCCGTCGTCGTCGTTCGCCCCGACATGTACGTCGCTCACATCACCTCGCTCGAGGACACCGAGTCGCTGACGAACTTCTTCGACCCGATCTTCGACCTGTCCGCAAACACTCCGGCGGCCGCGCGCCCCGGCCAGTGA
- the hpaH gene encoding 2-oxo-hept-4-ene-1,7-dioate hydratase, with the protein MLEQATLDQIAAELADADRHRTVIKRITARYPDATVEDSYAIQAAWRDRELASGRWIVGRKIGLTSKAMQAATGISEPDYGVMFDDTVYETGSVIDYDRFLNVRIEVELAFVLKDPLEGPGCTLFDVLRATEYVTPALEILNSHIELEGRTIVDTISDNAAYGAMVLGGNPMGPHEIDLRWVSALLYKNETIEETGVAAGVLNHPGTGVAWLANKFAQHGDRLEAGEVILAGSFTRPMWVERGDTVLCDYGRMGTISCRFV; encoded by the coding sequence ATGCTGGAACAGGCAACACTCGACCAGATCGCCGCGGAGCTGGCCGACGCCGACCGCCACCGCACGGTGATCAAGCGCATCACCGCGCGCTACCCCGATGCCACAGTGGAGGACTCCTACGCCATCCAAGCCGCCTGGCGCGACCGCGAGCTGGCCAGCGGGCGCTGGATCGTGGGCCGCAAGATCGGCCTGACCTCCAAAGCGATGCAGGCCGCCACCGGCATCAGCGAGCCGGACTACGGCGTCATGTTCGACGACACGGTGTACGAAACCGGCTCCGTCATCGACTACGACAGGTTCTTGAACGTGCGCATCGAGGTCGAGCTCGCCTTCGTGCTCAAGGACCCCCTCGAGGGGCCCGGCTGCACGCTCTTCGACGTGCTGCGCGCCACCGAGTACGTCACCCCGGCGCTCGAGATCCTCAACTCCCACATCGAGCTCGAGGGCCGCACGATCGTGGACACCATCTCGGACAACGCCGCCTACGGTGCCATGGTGCTCGGCGGCAATCCGATGGGCCCGCACGAGATCGACCTGCGCTGGGTGTCGGCCCTGCTGTACAAGAACGAGACGATCGAGGAGACCGGCGTGGCGGCCGGCGTCCTCAACCATCCCGGCACGGGTGTGGCCTGGCTGGCGAACAAGTTCGCCCAACACGGGGATCGCCTCGAGGCCGGCGAGGTCATCCTCGCCGGCTCCTTCACCCGGCCCATGTGGGTTGAGCGCGGAGACACCGTGCTGTGCGACTACGGAAGGATGGGGACGATCTCATGTCGTTTCGTGTAG
- a CDS encoding HpcH/HpaI aldolase family protein: MSFRVELPPTFGQLLRERRAVGAGADGGAGSGAGGGRRGLVGMWVTSGSTVNAEICAGAGLDWILIDGEHAPLGLSQIQAQLQVIAAYPTTPVVRVPVNDWVVIKQFLDLGAQNLLVPMVNTAEEAARAVRSVRYPPAGVRGVGSALARGARWNRVPDYLTRASDLVSLTVQIESAEAVDNVEAIAATEGVDAIFIGPSDLAASMGVIGQQAHPDVVAAVHRAIEAGRRAGKPVGINAFDPALAHSYLDAGIDFILVGADVAILARQSEHLAAEYLGDSASY; encoded by the coding sequence ATGTCGTTTCGTGTAGAGCTCCCGCCCACCTTCGGCCAGCTCCTGCGGGAGCGGCGGGCGGTAGGCGCTGGCGCTGATGGCGGCGCTGGTAGTGGCGCTGGTGGTGGCAGGCGCGGGCTGGTCGGCATGTGGGTGACGTCCGGCTCGACCGTGAATGCGGAGATCTGCGCGGGCGCGGGCCTGGACTGGATCCTCATTGATGGTGAGCACGCGCCGCTTGGCCTCTCCCAGATCCAGGCCCAACTGCAGGTCATCGCCGCCTACCCGACCACCCCGGTGGTGCGGGTGCCGGTCAACGACTGGGTGGTCATCAAGCAGTTCCTCGACCTCGGCGCGCAGAATCTCCTTGTGCCGATGGTCAACACCGCCGAGGAGGCCGCGCGGGCGGTGCGCTCGGTGCGCTACCCGCCGGCGGGAGTGCGCGGCGTTGGCTCGGCGCTTGCACGCGGAGCCAGGTGGAACCGGGTGCCGGACTATCTGACGCGCGCCAGCGACCTCGTGTCGCTGACCGTGCAGATCGAGTCCGCGGAGGCGGTGGACAACGTCGAGGCGATCGCCGCCACCGAGGGCGTGGACGCCATCTTCATCGGCCCCTCCGACCTGGCCGCGTCGATGGGGGTGATCGGCCAGCAGGCCCATCCCGATGTCGTGGCGGCCGTGCACCGCGCCATCGAGGCGGGCCGGCGGGCCGGCAAGCCCGTGGGTATCAACGCCTTTGACCCCGCCCTCGCCCACTCCTACCTGGATGCCGGGATCGACTTCATCCTCGTCGGGGCCGACGTGGCCATCCTTGCCCGGCAAAGCGAGCACCTGGCGGCCGAGTACCTCGGGGACAGTGCCTCCTACTAG